A stretch of Paenibacillus mucilaginosus 3016 DNA encodes these proteins:
- a CDS encoding AraC family transcriptional regulator: protein MIEYLPKHTHHRDLHLNQYGMEQCIPGHYFGPAVRDHYLIHFVLSGSGMFVTGRQTHRLSQGQGFLICPHTVTYYQADSFHPWKYCWIGFSGLQAEIFLKQAGLHTDAPIFNFDMNEEWDTYFSAIMESKQTPRGRDLKLTGLLYLMLSLLVQCSATTDYTELVTNDRKQFYVNQVLDFIEMNYSNRFSVSDIADFVGLNRSYLCSLFKDHVHCSIQSYLVQYRIQKACELMKQRELSIGDISRSVGYEDPLLFSKMFRKAMGVPPKQYRTGLLME from the coding sequence ATGATCGAATACCTGCCTAAACATACGCATCACCGGGATCTGCACCTGAATCAGTATGGCATGGAGCAGTGCATTCCCGGTCACTATTTCGGTCCTGCGGTGAGGGACCACTATCTGATTCACTTCGTTTTGAGCGGCAGCGGGATGTTCGTGACTGGCCGTCAAACCCACCGGCTCTCGCAGGGTCAGGGCTTTCTGATCTGCCCCCACACCGTTACCTATTATCAGGCAGACTCTTTCCATCCCTGGAAATACTGCTGGATCGGTTTTTCGGGTCTGCAGGCCGAAATTTTTTTGAAGCAGGCGGGCCTGCACACCGATGCTCCCATCTTCAACTTTGATATGAACGAAGAGTGGGATACCTATTTCTCGGCCATCATGGAATCGAAGCAAACGCCCCGGGGGCGCGATCTCAAATTAACCGGGCTGCTCTATCTCATGCTGTCCCTTCTCGTTCAATGCAGCGCCACCACGGACTACACGGAGCTCGTCACGAACGACCGGAAGCAGTTCTATGTGAACCAGGTGCTTGATTTTATTGAAATGAATTATTCGAACCGGTTCTCTGTTAGCGATATAGCCGATTTTGTAGGATTAAACCGCAGTTACCTGTGTTCCTTGTTTAAGGATCACGTCCATTGCAGCATTCAGTCTTATCTGGTTCAATACCGGATTCAAAAAGCGTGTGAGCTTATGAAGCAGAGGGAGCTTTCCATTGGCGACATATCGCGCTCGGTAGGCTATGAGGATCCTCTTCTGTTCTCCAAAATGTTCAGGAAAGCAATGGGGGTTCCTCCCAAGCAGTACCGCACAGGCCTACTGATGGAGTAA
- a CDS encoding sensor histidine kinase, which produces MPVYRMITTIINNIEIRKKLTLSYLLVVFLPVLTVGMLLTQSLKEQSVEHAVEQSLNNAEKIKKQVEETLKLALNVSFNFYFDNKLIAIADKQYEDGLEVYQAYSEYDEFTKYMELYKEISGIRFYTENQTLLENWSFFILNEEVRSAAWVQQVMKNRGRVVWTLVPDPTKANEKHFSLVRQIFRSDMKFSGILVIAIHSQKLNSIISQEPYETLILTEENEVVASKDPSLLGKVFQGQSQEVAGDGRTVVKDTVYDGKPVKMIVQPITLENSDNALRVVSIVPLDTILLEANQVSIIAYSIMACSLVLAVFLILYFSGALSSRIGTLIKDIREVASGDFTLRSVIQGKDEIGQLSLHFNYMVKSIENLVLQVNEAVQQRHELELREKEMKFKMLANQVNPHFLFNVLETVRMKAHVQGEEDIANIVKSLGRLLRHNLEIGQEEISLASEMDIVRMYLEIQHFRFGDKLTFLLPDQEETEGMIILPMVLQPIVENAIVHGIEKKMGRGVVQIKIVREESCLNIEVRDNGIGMRAERVEDIARTLEEPFEESGQRIGLINVHQRLRLQYGAPYGLEVASEENKGTVIRIRIPIGGEDHV; this is translated from the coding sequence ATGCCGGTGTACCGCATGATTACTACGATTATCAATAACATCGAAATCCGGAAAAAATTAACACTGAGCTACCTGCTTGTGGTGTTCCTTCCCGTGCTGACGGTTGGAATGCTGCTTACCCAGTCGTTAAAAGAGCAGTCGGTGGAACATGCCGTCGAGCAGTCACTGAACAACGCGGAAAAGATCAAGAAGCAGGTCGAAGAGACGTTAAAGCTGGCATTGAATGTGTCGTTCAACTTCTATTTTGACAACAAATTGATAGCGATTGCCGATAAGCAGTATGAGGATGGATTGGAAGTTTATCAGGCCTACAGCGAATATGATGAATTTACCAAATACATGGAGCTTTATAAGGAAATCAGCGGAATACGCTTCTATACGGAGAATCAGACGCTGCTCGAGAACTGGTCGTTTTTTATCCTTAACGAAGAAGTGCGGTCCGCTGCATGGGTTCAGCAGGTGATGAAGAACAGGGGACGGGTGGTATGGACGCTGGTTCCGGACCCGACCAAGGCAAATGAAAAGCATTTTTCCCTCGTTCGCCAAATCTTCCGGAGTGACATGAAGTTCAGCGGCATATTAGTCATTGCGATCCATTCGCAGAAATTAAACTCCATCATTTCTCAAGAGCCTTATGAGACGTTGATCCTGACGGAAGAGAATGAAGTGGTGGCTTCCAAGGACCCATCACTGCTTGGGAAGGTCTTCCAAGGCCAGTCGCAGGAGGTGGCAGGGGACGGACGAACGGTAGTAAAAGATACGGTTTACGATGGAAAACCGGTGAAAATGATCGTTCAACCGATCACCTTGGAAAACAGTGACAACGCCCTGCGCGTGGTAAGCATTGTTCCTCTGGATACGATCCTGCTGGAAGCCAATCAGGTCAGCATCATTGCCTATTCCATCATGGCATGCAGTCTGGTGCTCGCGGTTTTTCTCATCCTTTATTTCTCCGGAGCGCTCAGCAGCCGGATCGGCACCCTGATCAAGGATATACGTGAAGTGGCATCAGGCGATTTTACTTTGCGGTCTGTGATCCAGGGCAAGGATGAAATCGGACAGCTGTCCCTGCACTTTAATTACATGGTAAAAAGCATTGAAAACTTGGTGCTCCAGGTTAATGAAGCCGTGCAGCAGCGGCATGAGCTGGAGCTGAGAGAGAAGGAAATGAAGTTCAAGATGCTCGCCAATCAAGTCAACCCTCACTTCCTGTTTAATGTGCTGGAAACGGTTCGCATGAAAGCTCATGTTCAGGGCGAAGAGGACATTGCCAATATCGTGAAGTCGCTTGGCCGTCTGCTCCGTCATAATCTGGAGATCGGCCAGGAGGAAATTTCTCTCGCCAGCGAGATGGATATCGTAAGGATGTATTTGGAAATCCAGCATTTCCGGTTTGGCGATAAGCTGACGTTTCTGCTGCCGGATCAGGAAGAGACAGAGGGGATGATCATCCTGCCCATGGTGCTGCAGCCGATCGTCGAGAACGCGATTGTTCACGGAATCGAGAAAAAGATGGGCCGGGGCGTCGTTCAAATCAAGATTGTGCGGGAAGAATCATGCTTGAACATCGAAGTAAGGGATAACGGAATCGGCATGCGGGCTGAACGCGTAGAGGACATCGCCAGAACGCTGGAGGAGCCGTTCGAGGAATCAGGCCAGCGGATCGGACTCATCAATGTTCATCAACGGCTGAGGCTTCAGTACGGGGCTCCCTACGGCTTGGAAGTGGCAAGTGAAGAGAACAAGGGAACGGTGATCCGCATCCGTATCCCCATCGGAGGGGAAGACCATGTATAA
- a CDS encoding glycoside hydrolase family 113: MFCKGMTWGWNATRGSYRTPEAVDSIQKLKETGSEWIALSFWTWQESVHSTEILFDYGYTMTDRDIQFAAAEAKAAGLKVCLKPVVNSRDGIWRAHIGFPEEESQSQRYWDRWFESYTHFLVHYAELAEELGCEMFCIGCEMIKTESQTERWIKVISRVREVYSGPLIYNANHGKEEGVAWFDQVDLIGTSAYYPVGSVPGDTEENMIAKWLGVRDNLEKLHKKFNKPIVFMEIGCRSALGCATMPWDFSHTDLPFSEEEQANFYSSVMKVFWEQPWFGGYFWWDWSVNLYPLSEAKLDLGFDIYGKRAETVLKEWYHNK, from the coding sequence ATGTTTTGTAAAGGGATGACATGGGGGTGGAATGCCACTCGGGGCAGCTATCGGACACCGGAGGCTGTGGACTCCATTCAGAAGCTGAAAGAGACCGGGAGCGAGTGGATTGCTTTGTCGTTTTGGACATGGCAGGAGTCTGTTCATTCCACGGAGATCCTGTTTGATTACGGATACACCATGACGGACCGGGATATCCAATTTGCGGCAGCCGAGGCCAAGGCGGCGGGACTGAAAGTTTGCCTCAAGCCGGTCGTCAATTCCCGAGACGGGATCTGGCGGGCGCATATCGGATTTCCTGAGGAAGAGAGCCAGTCCCAGCGATATTGGGACCGGTGGTTTGAATCGTACACTCATTTTTTGGTACACTATGCCGAGCTTGCGGAAGAGCTTGGATGTGAGATGTTTTGCATCGGCTGCGAAATGATCAAAACCGAATCACAAACGGAACGCTGGATCAAGGTTATATCCCGTGTACGGGAAGTGTATTCCGGACCTTTAATCTATAATGCGAATCATGGGAAGGAAGAGGGGGTCGCCTGGTTCGATCAGGTGGACCTCATCGGAACGAGTGCCTATTATCCTGTCGGCAGTGTACCTGGGGATACGGAAGAAAACATGATCGCCAAGTGGCTCGGGGTCCGTGACAACCTGGAAAAGCTGCATAAAAAATTCAACAAGCCGATTGTATTCATGGAAATTGGCTGCCGCAGTGCTCTGGGCTGCGCGACCATGCCCTGGGATTTTTCACATACGGATCTTCCCTTCAGTGAAGAAGAACAAGCGAATTTTTACAGCTCCGTCATGAAAGTATTTTGGGAGCAGCCGTGGTTCGGAGGGTATTTCTGGTGGGATTGGAGTGTGAATTTGTATCCTCTTTCGGAAGCAAAGCTGGACCTGGGGTTTGATATTTACGGTAAACGTGCCGAGACTGTCTTGAAGGAATGGTATCACAACAAGTAA
- a CDS encoding glycosyl hydrolase: MIPWSRKASGMIRLALIASLLGSVGSHSAIHAANVDEGKRVVKAAPASPSAEGIKLEAENGILKDSVSIGTEGTGYSGSGYASFQSDGSVTLTYNAAAPELYDISIGYSAPFGDKKTHLVVNGATSEVSLAAASNFVEVSGGKVMLQAGTNTIVIEPYWGYYYIDYIKLTAAAAPDDHDVKSSLTNPNATKETRALMNYLVSQYGNKIISGQQELSSIEWINQQTGKLPAIFSTDLMDYSPSRVEYGASSNEVEKMISWYKDRGGIVALCWHWNAPTGLYNEPGKEWWRGFYTEFTTFDVQYALENPDSEDYQLLIRDIDAIAFQLKRLQDAGVPVLWRPLHEAEGGWFWWGAKGSEPTKQLWRLMYDRLTNDHGLNNLIWVWNSEKADWYPGDDVVDMASIDIYNPAGDYNSISAKYESMLSLVNDKKLVALAENGPIPDPDLLQAYGADWSFFNTWTGSIINDGIVNTAAHLNKVYNHDYVITLDELPSDLYTNCDAEDSASGGGTK, from the coding sequence GTGATTCCATGGTCGAGGAAGGCTTCGGGTATGATTCGTTTGGCGTTGATTGCTTCGCTGCTAGGATCGGTGGGTTCCCATTCAGCCATTCATGCAGCGAATGTTGATGAAGGGAAAAGAGTCGTGAAAGCCGCTCCGGCCAGCCCGTCCGCGGAGGGCATCAAGCTTGAGGCCGAAAACGGCATACTGAAAGACAGCGTATCGATCGGCACAGAAGGAACCGGTTACTCCGGCAGTGGGTATGCATCGTTCCAGAGCGACGGATCGGTTACGCTTACTTACAACGCAGCGGCTCCAGAACTGTACGATATATCAATCGGCTATAGCGCCCCTTTCGGAGACAAGAAGACGCACTTGGTCGTCAATGGAGCAACATCCGAAGTATCGTTAGCCGCAGCGAGTAATTTCGTTGAGGTGTCGGGCGGCAAAGTGATGCTCCAGGCAGGAACCAACACGATTGTGATTGAACCGTACTGGGGATATTATTACATCGACTACATTAAGTTAACTGCTGCAGCTGCGCCTGACGATCATGACGTCAAGAGTTCGCTTACTAACCCGAATGCAACGAAGGAAACGAGAGCATTGATGAATTATCTGGTTAGCCAGTATGGCAATAAAATCATTTCCGGTCAGCAGGAGCTCTCAAGCATCGAATGGATTAACCAGCAAACCGGTAAGTTACCCGCTATTTTCTCAACCGATCTGATGGATTATTCCCCTTCGCGTGTGGAGTATGGCGCCTCTTCGAATGAAGTCGAAAAGATGATCAGCTGGTACAAGGACCGCGGAGGCATCGTGGCGCTTTGCTGGCACTGGAACGCACCCACGGGACTCTATAACGAGCCGGGTAAAGAATGGTGGAGAGGTTTCTACACCGAGTTCACAACCTTCGATGTGCAGTACGCTCTGGAGAATCCGGATTCGGAGGACTATCAACTTCTGATCCGCGATATCGACGCGATCGCATTTCAGTTAAAGCGCTTACAGGATGCGGGTGTGCCGGTTCTGTGGAGACCGCTTCACGAAGCGGAAGGAGGCTGGTTTTGGTGGGGCGCCAAAGGTTCCGAACCAACGAAACAACTGTGGCGTCTCATGTACGACCGCCTGACGAACGATCACGGCTTGAACAATCTCATTTGGGTATGGAATTCCGAGAAGGCGGATTGGTATCCAGGCGATGATGTCGTGGATATGGCCAGCATCGATATTTACAATCCTGCGGGAGATTATAATTCAATCAGTGCCAAGTATGAGAGCATGCTCTCTTTGGTAAACGACAAAAAACTCGTCGCGCTCGCGGAGAACGGTCCGATTCCGGATCCGGATCTGCTGCAAGCTTACGGAGCAGATTGGAGCTTCTTCAATACATGGACGGGCAGCATCATCAATGATGGCATTGTGAATACGGCTGCACATCTGAATAAGGTTTATAACCACGATTACGTCATTACACTTGACGAATTGCCATCGGATTTGTACACAAACTGCGATGCAGAAGACTCCGCTTCCGGCGGGGGCACGAAATAA
- a CDS encoding response regulator transcription factor: protein MYKLLIIDDEPIIRQGLRSIIDWERYDIRLCGEADNGIDGLRLCGELAPDLVIIDVKMPGLDGLEVIEEARAMGLVCDFIVLSGYSEFSYAQKATEFGVRSYLLKPVEQEDLVKRVGMLRKEWEMRKKERERQDESIRLLMERKLHSLFRMGSEHEMSEEEYGLLAAGLKLPWSSYQLLLIDDERRELEMSEREWILSRLLGSCSPDDRAAVFSYQRVVGILAEALDGESLWNPCFLDGDDQLGLELVYAIGPRVFNLEQISQSFHKAYDEIGRKFFCARSGRLIVPRDDAPCLDVDPASFRIEICADETAKAIASGDTEAISVRLKEAESVMLKGEWNEKRVKASFAALYNELVKNLKGVDEGIQSVCPLLHEVIEGIENQPTLAAVREYMEEQLLPLVDRWSKERKPANFMNILHYIAQHYSSDLKLETLAELFHYNRSYLGKLFKSQTGDPFNTYLHRVRIEKAKQKLAAGAKVYETADAVGYASVDYFHIKFKEYTGETPSAYADKWRYKAD from the coding sequence ATGTATAAACTGTTGATTATTGACGACGAGCCGATCATCCGGCAAGGCTTGCGCAGCATCATTGATTGGGAGCGATATGACATCCGATTATGCGGAGAGGCCGACAATGGCATCGACGGCCTCCGGCTATGCGGGGAGCTTGCACCAGATCTCGTTATCATAGATGTCAAGATGCCTGGGCTGGACGGACTCGAGGTCATCGAAGAAGCCCGGGCGATGGGCTTGGTGTGTGATTTTATCGTACTCAGCGGCTATTCCGAGTTCAGCTACGCGCAGAAGGCGACGGAGTTTGGTGTCCGAAGCTACCTGCTGAAGCCGGTCGAACAGGAGGATCTCGTCAAGAGGGTCGGCATGCTCCGGAAGGAATGGGAGATGAGAAAGAAGGAGCGGGAGAGGCAGGATGAGAGCATCCGGCTGCTGATGGAGCGGAAGCTTCACTCGCTTTTTCGGATGGGGTCGGAACACGAGATGTCCGAAGAGGAGTACGGCTTGCTGGCTGCCGGATTGAAACTTCCCTGGTCTTCATACCAGCTGCTTCTGATCGACGACGAACGCAGGGAATTGGAGATGAGCGAAAGGGAGTGGATCCTCTCGCGTCTGTTAGGCAGCTGCTCCCCAGATGACAGAGCAGCCGTTTTTTCTTATCAGCGGGTTGTCGGTATTCTTGCGGAAGCTCTGGATGGGGAGAGCCTGTGGAATCCGTGCTTCCTTGATGGGGACGACCAGCTTGGACTCGAACTTGTTTACGCTATCGGCCCCCGGGTATTCAACTTGGAGCAAATTTCCCAATCTTTCCATAAGGCGTATGACGAGATAGGGCGCAAGTTTTTTTGTGCAAGGTCGGGCCGGTTGATCGTGCCGCGGGACGATGCCCCCTGCTTGGATGTGGACCCCGCTTCATTCCGGATCGAAATCTGTGCAGACGAAACGGCCAAAGCGATTGCCTCCGGGGACACCGAAGCGATAAGCGTCCGGTTAAAGGAAGCCGAATCGGTTATGCTCAAAGGGGAATGGAATGAAAAGCGAGTGAAGGCAAGCTTTGCCGCCCTCTATAACGAATTGGTCAAAAACCTGAAGGGAGTCGATGAGGGCATCCAATCGGTGTGTCCGCTGCTCCACGAGGTGATTGAAGGGATAGAAAATCAACCCACACTTGCTGCGGTTCGGGAGTATATGGAGGAGCAGCTGCTTCCACTTGTGGATCGCTGGAGCAAGGAGCGCAAACCTGCGAATTTTATGAATATTCTTCATTACATTGCCCAGCACTATTCGTCTGATTTGAAGCTGGAAACGCTGGCTGAGCTGTTTCATTATAACCGCTCCTATCTGGGAAAATTGTTCAAATCTCAAACAGGAGATCCATTTAACACGTACCTTCACCGCGTACGGATCGAGAAAGCCAAGCAAAAGCTGGCAGCCGGGGCGAAGGTATATGAAACGGCGGACGCCGTAGGCTATGCCTCCGTTGACTATTTTCACATCAAATTCAAAGAGTATACGGGCGAAACGCCTTCCGCTTATGCCGACAAATGGAGATACAAAGCAGACTGA
- a CDS encoding protein adenylyltransferase SelO, giving the protein MTENHAIIESGWNFDNSYARLPEAFFSEQGPSAVRSPELVMLNRSLAVSLGLNPEALQSAEGAEIFAGSRVPDGARPLAQAYCGHQFGHFTMLGDGRALLLGEQITPGGKRVDIQLKGSGRTPYSRGGDGRAALGPMLREYIISEAMHALGIPTTRSLAVASTGQPVTRERDLPGAVLTRVAASHIRVGTFQYAAARGNTEDLRALADYTLERHYPEIPKDDDRYLSLLKGVVQRQAALIAKWMLAGFIHGVMNTDNMTISGETIDYGPCAFMDTYDPATVFSSIDSQGRYAYRNQPRIGGWNLARFAETLLPLLHEDDEQAVKLAEEAISQFNGLYQSHWLAGMRAKLGLFGEEPEDEALVDGLLRLMHEHRADYTNTFRALTLGQQGAETLFGTEEFARWQEQWKARLGRQQETEAASRELMRSSNPAVIPRNHRVEEALEAAENDGDFSVMHRLLEAVTKPYAYTPEQEGYCSLPADSTRPYRTYCGT; this is encoded by the coding sequence ATGACTGAGAATCATGCCATTATAGAATCCGGATGGAACTTCGATAACAGCTATGCCCGGCTGCCGGAGGCTTTCTTCTCCGAACAGGGGCCTTCGGCGGTCCGCTCCCCGGAGCTCGTTATGCTGAACCGCTCTCTAGCCGTCTCCCTGGGCTTGAATCCGGAAGCCCTGCAGAGCGCCGAAGGAGCCGAGATCTTCGCCGGCAGCCGCGTACCCGATGGGGCCAGGCCGCTGGCCCAGGCTTACTGCGGGCACCAGTTCGGGCACTTCACGATGCTCGGCGACGGCCGTGCGCTGCTGCTCGGCGAACAGATTACGCCGGGCGGCAAGCGGGTCGATATTCAGCTGAAGGGCTCCGGCCGCACGCCGTACTCCCGCGGCGGCGACGGTCGGGCTGCGCTGGGCCCGATGCTGCGCGAATACATCATCAGTGAGGCGATGCATGCCCTTGGGATTCCGACGACCCGCAGCCTGGCCGTTGCTTCCACCGGACAGCCGGTGACGCGGGAGAGGGACCTGCCGGGTGCGGTGCTGACCCGTGTTGCGGCCAGCCACATCCGGGTAGGCACCTTCCAGTATGCAGCCGCGCGGGGCAATACGGAGGATCTCCGTGCCCTGGCGGATTATACGCTGGAGCGGCATTATCCGGAGATTCCGAAGGATGACGACCGCTATCTCTCGCTGCTGAAGGGCGTCGTTCAGCGCCAGGCGGCGCTGATCGCGAAGTGGATGCTGGCCGGCTTCATCCACGGCGTCATGAACACCGACAACATGACGATCAGCGGAGAGACCATTGACTACGGTCCATGTGCCTTCATGGACACCTACGACCCGGCGACGGTATTCAGTTCCATCGACTCGCAGGGCCGCTACGCCTACCGCAACCAGCCGCGGATCGGGGGCTGGAACCTGGCCCGCTTCGCCGAAACGCTGCTGCCGCTTCTTCACGAGGATGACGAGCAGGCGGTCAAGCTGGCGGAGGAGGCGATCTCGCAGTTCAACGGCTTGTACCAGAGCCATTGGCTGGCGGGGATGCGGGCCAAGCTGGGCCTCTTCGGCGAAGAACCGGAGGACGAAGCTTTGGTCGACGGCCTGCTCCGGCTGATGCACGAGCACCGGGCGGACTACACCAATACGTTCCGCGCGCTGACGCTGGGGCAGCAGGGAGCGGAGACTTTGTTCGGCACCGAAGAGTTTGCCCGTTGGCAGGAGCAGTGGAAGGCAAGGCTCGGCCGGCAGCAGGAGACCGAAGCCGCCTCGCGCGAGCTGATGCGCAGCAGCAATCCCGCGGTCATTCCCCGCAACCACCGGGTCGAAGAAGCGCTGGAAGCCGCGGAGAACGACGGGGATTTCAGCGTGATGCATCGGCTGCTCGAAGCGGTCACGAAGCCTTATGCCTACACGCCGGAACAGGAAGGGTACTGCTCGCTTCCGGCGGATTCCACCCGGCCATACCGCACCTACTGCGGGACTTGA
- a CDS encoding alpha-galactosidase, with protein MPIIVDEQSQTFHLKAKDTSYILQIVNGYPVHVYWGQPLREDSNLSNFSVYSHTNLDRYAQEYPQYGSGDFRSPAYQVQLSDGSRITELVYQDYRISAGKPKLEGLPSVYVESEDEAETLELTLADEYSGLKVLLRYTVFAGCNAITRSAVLINGGQESLRILRALSASVDMEKSDYDMLYLAGAWTRETQIERRPLGPGSFKVESRRGMSSHQLNPFLALLSPEANEDQGEVYGFSLVYSGNFTADAEVDSMGCVRVSIGINPFEFAWQLERGASFQTPEAVMVYSADGLGAMSRTYHKLYRTRLCRGVHRDQERPILVNNWEATYFDFTADKLEAIAKSGAELGIELFVLDDGWFGKRNDDTTSLGDWVEDRNKLPEGLNELAGRINRQGLQFGLWVEPEMVSPDSGLYRRHPDWCLHVEGRRRTLARTQLVLDFSRQEVRDYIFDSLSRIFSSVPVAYIKWDMNRGLSEIGSAAAPPERQMEIAHRYVLGLYELLERLTSAFPHILFESCASGGGRFDPGMLYYMPQTWTSDNTDAVERLKIQYGTSMVYPISTIGAHVSAVPNHQVGRLTPLTTRGDVAMSGNFGYELDLTKFTEEEKDQVAAQVTRYKRFRPLVQQGEFFRLKSPFAGNETAWMFVSEDQREALVCFFRVLAQPNPPQSWLRLKGLNAGYDYVLEESGEVYGGDRLMHMGLILPPLHGDFTSKIYYLKAEQTSFSS; from the coding sequence GTGCCAATCATAGTTGACGAACAATCGCAAACATTCCATCTTAAGGCGAAAGACACGAGCTATATCCTGCAAATCGTAAACGGGTACCCGGTGCATGTATATTGGGGCCAACCGCTGCGTGAGGACAGCAATCTCTCGAACTTCAGCGTGTATTCGCACACCAATCTGGACCGGTACGCGCAGGAATATCCACAGTATGGAAGCGGGGACTTTCGAAGTCCTGCCTATCAGGTCCAATTATCGGACGGAAGCCGAATCACGGAACTGGTCTATCAGGACTACCGGATCAGCGCAGGGAAGCCCAAGCTGGAGGGTCTTCCCTCCGTGTACGTGGAATCGGAAGATGAAGCGGAGACGCTCGAGTTAACCCTGGCAGACGAATACTCGGGCCTGAAGGTACTGCTTCGTTACACCGTGTTTGCCGGGTGTAATGCGATTACCCGTTCGGCAGTGCTGATCAACGGCGGTCAGGAATCCCTGCGGATTCTTCGGGCGCTGAGTGCAAGCGTCGATATGGAGAAGTCCGATTATGACATGCTGTATCTCGCAGGAGCCTGGACACGGGAAACGCAGATCGAACGCCGGCCGCTTGGACCGGGGAGCTTCAAGGTCGAAAGCAGACGGGGCATGAGCAGCCACCAGCTCAATCCGTTTCTCGCTCTGCTGTCTCCTGAGGCAAACGAAGATCAAGGTGAGGTATATGGATTCAGCTTGGTGTACAGCGGGAACTTTACGGCGGATGCCGAAGTCGATTCGATGGGATGTGTCCGCGTCTCGATAGGAATTAACCCCTTCGAGTTTGCTTGGCAGTTAGAGCGGGGAGCCTCCTTTCAGACCCCGGAAGCCGTTATGGTCTATTCAGCGGATGGACTTGGCGCCATGTCCCGAACGTATCACAAGCTGTACCGCACCCGGCTGTGCAGAGGCGTTCACCGGGACCAGGAACGCCCGATTCTTGTGAACAACTGGGAAGCAACCTATTTTGACTTTACTGCGGACAAGCTGGAGGCTATCGCCAAATCGGGGGCGGAGCTTGGGATCGAGCTGTTTGTGCTGGATGACGGATGGTTCGGCAAGCGCAACGATGACACAACCTCACTCGGCGACTGGGTGGAGGACCGCAATAAGCTGCCCGAGGGCCTAAACGAGCTCGCCGGGCGAATCAACCGTCAGGGTCTGCAGTTTGGACTTTGGGTAGAGCCCGAGATGGTTTCGCCGGACAGCGGCCTTTACCGCAGACATCCGGACTGGTGCCTGCACGTGGAAGGGCGGCGAAGAACGCTGGCCCGTACCCAGTTGGTACTGGACTTCTCACGCCAAGAGGTTCGCGACTATATCTTCGACTCGTTGTCACGGATTTTCTCCTCCGTGCCGGTTGCCTATATCAAATGGGATATGAATCGGGGGCTTTCGGAGATCGGGTCCGCGGCAGCGCCGCCGGAACGCCAAATGGAAATTGCCCACCGTTATGTGCTGGGCCTGTATGAACTGCTGGAACGATTGACATCTGCCTTTCCGCACATTCTGTTCGAAAGCTGTGCGAGCGGCGGCGGCCGGTTTGACCCGGGGATGCTTTATTACATGCCTCAAACCTGGACCAGCGATAATACGGATGCGGTCGAGCGGCTGAAAATTCAGTATGGGACAAGCATGGTGTATCCCATCAGCACCATCGGAGCCCACGTTTCCGCTGTACCGAATCATCAGGTGGGCCGCCTTACTCCCCTCACCACCCGCGGCGATGTAGCCATGTCAGGAAACTTTGGATACGAGCTTGACCTTACCAAGTTTACGGAAGAGGAGAAAGATCAGGTTGCCGCACAAGTAACCCGCTACAAACGCTTCCGGCCTCTCGTTCAACAGGGTGAATTTTTCCGGTTGAAGAGTCCGTTTGCCGGCAATGAAACCGCCTGGATGTTTGTGTCGGAGGATCAGAGGGAAGCGCTGGTATGCTTCTTCCGGGTGCTCGCACAGCCGAACCCGCCGCAAAGTTGGCTGAGGCTGAAGGGGCTGAATGCGGGTTATGATTATGTCCTTGAAGAGAGCGGAGAGGTTTACGGCGGAGACCGTTTAATGCACATGGGGTTGATCCTTCCTCCGCTGCATGGCGACTTTACGAGTAAGATTTATTACCTAAAGGCAGAGCAAACGTCTTTCAGCAGCTGA